The Vicia villosa cultivar HV-30 ecotype Madison, WI linkage group LG1, Vvil1.0, whole genome shotgun sequence genome includes a region encoding these proteins:
- the LOC131636535 gene encoding protein DEHYDRATION-INDUCED 19 homolog 5-like — translation MDLDIMASIHSVNHFSTLQSSHPPHSDDYPVIHYTDVYDDYQSDLRCPFCDFDIQLPLPCNDFQEDYCSALKYMVCPVCEQDLGNDAIAQFTHSTSRKWGWKSEKSSNWSGNSAMLSKKLPGRGNKQELVADPLLSPFICNVPVPNSNSSHPDEKSSLQNKDHVNFQNAKRCWTDGVEQDQQEQRLKAAFVQNLILSTIFEET, via the exons ATGGACTTGGACATCATGGCCAGTATTCACTCTGTTAACCATTTCTCTACTCTCCAATCTTCTCATCCACCTCACTCTG ATGATTATCCAGTAATCCATTACACAGATGTATATGATGATTACCAATCTGATCTCAGATGTCCTTTTTGTGATTTTGATATTCAACTTCCTCTGCCCTGCAACGATTTCCAAGAGGACTATTGCTCTGCTCTAAAATATATG GTTTGTCCTGTGTGTGAACAGGATTTAGGAAATGATGCAATCGCACAATTTACACATTCAACCTCGCGAAAG TGGGGATGGAAGTCTGAGAAATCTAGCAACTGGTCCGGTAATTCAGCAATGCTCAGCAAGAAGCTACCTGGCAGGGGAAACAAACAAGAATTGGTCGCCGATCCGCTTTTGTCGCCGTTCATCTGCAATGTGCCAGTTCCTAACTCTAACAGTAGCCATCCAGATGAAAAGTCCAGCCTCCAAAACAAGGATCATGTAAACTTTCAAAATGCAAAGAG GTGCTGGACTGATGGTGTTGAGCAGGACCAACAAGAACAAAGGTTGAAGGCAGCTTTTGTTCAGAACTTGATATTATCTACCATATTTGAGGAAACATGA
- the LOC131636552 gene encoding uncharacterized protein LOC131636552: MQDSIGVPACFSTAEKLGDDHGAGVTRSGQSVYMSVYRTKVADHCRLITITWCKNLLLHGLSISVEGPEGEAQYSCKVELKPWYFWRKQGSKRFVVDGNKAVDIFWDLKAAKFNGETEPTSEYYVAVVCDEEVVLLLGDLKKDAYRRTGCRPALIDPILVSKKEHIFGKKRFSTRAKFHEKGKWHEISIECKNRGNGNGDSVVVGSVQPEMEIRIDEHLVIHVKHLQWKFRGNESVHLSKMRIEVYWDVHDWLFSPGLKHALFIFKPILSSTISSCSSSPLSIQARSVESVEGFSVSGSSEFSLFLYAWKVE, translated from the coding sequence ATGCAAGACTCAATTGGTGTTCCTGCTTGCTTTTCCACTGCGGAGAAGCTTGGCGATGATCATGGCGCAGGCGTGACACGTTCTGGTCAGAGTGTTTACATGTCAGTATACAGAACAAAGGTAGCTGATCACTGCCGTTTGATAACCATCACATGGTGCAAGAATCTTTTACTTCACGGGCTTTCGATATCGGTAGAAGGTCCAGAAGGAGAAGCTCAATATTCCTGCAAGGTTGAACTAAAGCCATGGTATTTTTGGAGGAAACAAGGCTCCAAAAGGTTTGTAGTAGATGGTAATAAAGCTGTTGATATTTTCTGGGACCTTAAAGCTGCTAAATTCAACGGCGAAACAGAACCAACTTCGGAGTACTATGTAGCTGTTGTTTGTGATGAAGAGGTTGTTCTTCTTCTAGGTGATCTTAAAAAAGATGCTTATAGAAGAACCGGGTGTAGACCAGCACTTATTGATCCGATATTGGTTTCGAAAAAAGAACATATTTTTGGAAAGAAGAGATTCTCAACTAGAGCTAAGTTTCATGAGAAGGGTAAGTGGCATGAGATTTCAATTGAATGCAAAAACCGAGGAAATGGAAATGGAGATTCTGTTGTTGTTGGATCAGTTCAGCCAGAGATGGAGATAAGAATCGATGAACATTTGGTGATTCATGTGAAGCATTTGCAGTGGAAGTTTAGAGGTAATGAATCAGTTCATCTTAGTAAAATGAGAATTGAAGTTTATTGGGATGTTCATGATTGGTTATTTAGTCCTGGTTTAAAACATGCTTTGTTTATTTTTAAGCCAATTTTATCATCTACTATttcatcttgttcatcttctccacTGTCAATTCAAGCTAGAAGTGTTGAATCTGTGGAAGGGTTTAGTGTGAGTGGTTCATCAgagttttctttgtttctttatGCTTGGAAAGTTGAATGA
- the LOC131605394 gene encoding uncharacterized protein LOC131605394 → MKSLNSNSNIPNSKLEDEKSLKEELLIPILMADQVMKMAQEAKSSKLECHELATKVEILCESLRCVVRAVEANHKSLNDIPIRRMVREVSKNVEKTFTLVRRCKKQGGIGVLKHMLTMRCNGDFRKVCNLLESSNGDMLWLLNIFESKGTDLSIPPIACNDPILALVWTYIYTLQLGNPSDRAEAATELGSIAKINVRNKFIIMEEGGVLPLLKVLKDSSFPECQIAASNALVNIVSDDDDQQRIVRFLISNLAVPAIVQALSDGVFRVRVSVANLVSAMADQDLLAREEFILANVTKPLVSLLSIDNVIDARNGIHSLVLNMSEVGYDGSICREREADQSPELRNDVKVSCAKALWKLSKGCLLACKKITETKGLLCLAKIIESASDKLKLNCLMAVMEIAAVAESNAALRRNAFRSTAPAAKEVLDKLLKVVREESDSKFLIPAIKSIGSLAKNFPGKVPHVIGPLISHLRNRDLNVAREIVVALEKFVCDDNYNRVDHSKIILELDGIPKLMRWLQVNDHQQVHGLKLLCYLAINVGNSKVLEQEHVLISLEKFAHSVLAQNPDLKELFGKAIDHLTLFQPGVHYYRQPLGL, encoded by the coding sequence ATGAAAAGTCTTAATTCTAATTCTAATATCCCTAACTCTAAGCTAGAAGATGAAAAGAGTCTTAAGGAGGAGCTTTTGATTCCGATTCTAATGGCAGACCAAGTCATGAAAATGGCACAGGAAGCTAAATCATCCAAGCTGGAATGTCACGAACTAGCTACGAAGGTGGAGATACTCTGCGAAAGTCTCCGATGTGTAGTGCGAGCGGTGGAAGCGAACCACAAATCGTTGAACGATATACCAATTCGTCGCATGGTGAGAGAAGTTTCAAAGAATGTTGAAAAAACGTTCACACTGGTGCGGAGGTGCAAAAAGCAAGGAGGTATTGGTGTGCTGAAGCACATGTTAACAATGAGGTGTAATGGTGATTTTCGGAAAGTCTGCAACCTTCTAGAATCTTCTAACGGTGATATGTTGTGGTTGTTGAATATCTTTGAGTCTAAAGGGACTGATCTTTCAATCCCTCCTATTGCCTGTAATGATCCAATATTGGCTTTGGTCTGGACTTACATTTATACCCTTCAGCTTGGTAATCCTAGCGACCGTGCTGAAGCCGCGACGGAATTGGGCTCTATTGCTAAAATTAATGTTCGGAATAAGTTCATTATCATGGAGGAAGGTGGTGTTTTGCCTCTCCTTAAGGTTCTTAAGGATTCTTCTTTCCCTGAATGTCAAATTGCAGCTTCCAATGCTCTTGTTAACATTGTCTCTGATGATGATGATCAACAAAGGATCGTTCGATTTCTCATAAGCAATCTTGCAGTTCCTGCTATTGTTCAGGCTCTATCGGATGGAGTATTCAGAGTTCGAGTTTCGGTTGCTAATTTGGTCTCCGCTATGGCTGATCAAGACCTTCTTGCACGTGAGGAGTTTATACTGGCTAATGTGACTAAACCCCTGGTGTCGTTATTGTCAATTGATAATGTTATTGATGCTCGAAATGGCATCCATTCACTAGTTCTCAATATGTCTGAGGTTGGATATGATGGAAGCATTTGCAGAGAAAGAGAAGCTGATCAGAGCCCTGAGTTGAGGAATGATGTTAAAGTCAGTTGTGCTAAAGCTCTTTGGAAACTTTCTAAAGGGTGTCTATTAGCTTGCAAGAAAATTACGGAGACTAAAGGTTTGCTTTGTTTAGCTAAGATTATTGAGTCTGCAAGCGACAAGTTGAAGCTCAACTGTCTCATGGCTGTTATGGAAATTGCAGCCGTGGCAGAGTCCAATGCTGCTCTTAGAAGAAATGCTTTTAGGTCTACCGCACCCGCGGCTAAGGAAGTTTTGGATAAGCTTTTGAAGGTGGTTCGGGAAGAGAGTGATTCTAAATTCCTAATTCCAGCTATTAAGTCAATTGGGTCCTTAGCTAAAAActttcctggaaaggttcctcaTGTTATCGGTCCCTTGATTTCACACCTTCGAAATAGGGATTTAAATGTGGCAAGGGAAATAGTtgttgcattggaaaagtttgtTTGTGACGACAACTACAACCGCGTCGACCATTCTAAGATAATCCTTGAGCTTGACGGAATTCCCAAGCTAATGAGGTGGCTACAAGTAAATGATCATCAACAAGTGCATGGCCTAAAATTGCTTTGTTATCTTGCGATAAATGTTGGCAATAGTAAGGTTCTTGAGCAAGAGCATGTATTGATTAGTTTGGAGAAATTTGCTCATTCTGTTTTAGCTCAAAATCCTGACTTGAAAGAATTGTTCGGAAAGGCTATTGATCACCTCACTCTTTTTCAGCCAGGAGTTCATTATTACAGACAACCTTTGGGATTGTGA
- the LOC131636543 gene encoding uncharacterized protein LOC131636543 — MERRYIRETKGPLTLQKKMAETLRREEPPPDLTDFMNDMFFGTADTHQKTYDLTGGVGVSMDDEEEDDGFDDSTRSNSARLTQEWLQEARRVVASSPSRSESPGRLLGSPRFASPSKSLLPSSDRTDALSRTRSARRYRTVEGISDEILSKTAKHTRNKSDTFSAQPSTHGDESPATAVHKWFSNILKPNNNNNNNNNNSNNGNSNNNSTPPPSPDSLPPRQPLSRKSRFKTEPSAAPHPQGIQPPNHNSRRTFKTSAPSPPENPNRRTTPTSDSLPLSPPRNLVESAYRRTISSSTCSSEKIVPAKRFAKEEEEAAEDYSLNEFLKEQKSLFQRFSKGELRANVRIKIVLSGASNSTASMVAAICHAWLLGYRQKESDDSGKEQIVVVPVMNVKRGAMCHLKQAAWLFHHAALDATSLLFIDEVDMESLLVTGKLSVLVVGQDILNATNEVGSQCTVLTDNYCEDAYDLLQNSVLKKLLLAGILLDTQNLKASTSVSMTRDAEAVRLLLVGSAPNYRYTLFDQLMQDQQSSSFVEALNHNYWKLPDESEQISEGNMEHRVRERKSSSTSDRETTMPSSKTNSTDAKVKLATPVLQSPSPAPSSNAEKEAGRGKNKFFLARWFGFGSK; from the exons ATGGAGCGAAGGTATATCAGAGAGACCAAAGGGCCACTGACCCTACAAAAGAAGATGGCGGAGACACTCCGGCGGGAAGAACCGCCGCCTGACTTAACCGATTTCATGAACGACATGTTTTTCGGAACAGCAGATACTCACCAGAAAACCTATGACCTTACTGGAGGAGTTGGTGTGAGTATGGATGATGAGGAGGAGGATGATGGGTTTGATGACAGTACTAGAAGTAACAGTGCGAGGTTGACGCAAGAATGGTTGCAAGAAGCACGACGTGTTGTTGCTTCTTCTCCTTCACGTAGTGAATCTCCTGGACGCCTTTTGGGTTCACCTCGCTTTGCGTCGCCCTCGAAATCATTGCTTCCGTCTTCTGATCGAACGGATGCTCTTTCTAGGACTAGGTCCGCCAGAAG ATATAGAACAGTGGAAGGGATCAGTGATGAGATACTCTCCAAGACAGCAAAACACACCCGCAACAAATCCGACACATTTTCTGCTCAACCTTCAACACACGGGGACGAATCCCCTGCAACGGCAGTTCACAAATGGTTTTCCAACATCCTCAAacccaacaacaataacaataacaataacaataacagcAACAATGGTAACAGTAATAATAACAGCACGCCACCACCTTCTCCTGATTCTCTCCCTCCACGTCAGCCTCTTTCTCGAAAATCCCGCTTCAAAACCGAACCCTCCGCTGCACCTCACCCACAGGGAATCCAACCTCCTAATCATAATTCCAGAAGAACATTCAAGACTTCTGCACCGTCGCCGCCGGAGAATCCAAACCGGCGAACCACACCGACGTCCGATTCTCTACCACTCTCCCCACCGAGGAACCTCGTGGAATCCGCTTACCGGAGAACGATATCGTCTTCGACTTGCTCGTCGGAGAAGATAGTTCCGGCAAAGCGTTTCgctaaggaagaagaagaagcggCTGAAGATTATAGCCTCAACGAGTTCTTAAAAGAGCAGAAGAGTCTGTTTCAGAGATTCTCTAAAGGAGAGCTTCGTGCAAATGTTAGAATCAAAATTGTGCTTTCTGGAGCTTCAAATA GTACGGCGTCGATGGTGGCGGCTATTTGCCATGCGTGGCTATTGGGTTATAGACAGAAAGAGAGTGATGACAGTGGAAAAGAACAGATTGTGGTGGTGCCTGTGATGAATGTGAAGCGAGGTGCTATGTGTCATCTCAAGCAAGCTGCATGGCTCTTTCATCATGCTGCTCTTGATGCCACCTCTTTGCTTTTCATTGATGAG GTGGACATGGAAAGCCTTTTGGTGACTGGTAAACTGAGTGTCCTTGTGGTTGGACAAGATATCTTAAATGCAACGAACGAG GTTGGTTCTCAATGCACTGTTCTAACAGATAATTACTGCGAGGATGCATATGATCTACTTCAAAACTCTGTCTTGAAGAAACTATTG cTTGCTGGTATTCTGCTAGACACACAGAATCTAAAAGCCTCAACATCAGTATCAATGACAAGAGATGCTGAGGCAGTCCGGCTGCTATTGGTTGGCTCAGCTCCAAACTACCGATACACTTTATTTGATCAGT TGATGCAAGACCAACAATCTTCTTCTTTTGTGGAAGCTTTGAACCATAACTATTGGAAGCTCCCTGATGAAA GTGAGCAAATTAGTGAAGGAAACATGGAGCATAGAGTTCGCGAGAGAAAGTCAAGCTCTACATCCGACCGTGAAACTACCATGccaagttcaaaaacaaattccACAGACGCAAAAG TCAAACTCGCAACACCAGTTTTGCAATCTCCTAGTCCAGCACCATCATCAAATGCAGAAAAGGAAGCCGGTCGTGGGAAAAACAAATTCTTCTTGGCTAGGTGGTTTGGATTTGGCTCAAAATGA